A genomic segment from Lignipirellula cremea encodes:
- a CDS encoding HlyD family secretion protein, producing MLKKVALGAVVVLLLLSLLAYSQIRQEPFQVSGFIEADEIRLGSRVGGRVEFVAPKAVEGASVQAGELLVRLQDFDLAERRAQAVAQHKMRQVELSQRQNGYRAEEIAQAAARTARIRAKLALLVAPPRDEERRASEARLTLSEAQLARAQSHYDMIRDLFAMERGSVTREQMDAATEDLKVAEAMRQVRREELQQLIKGARKEEIEQGEAELKEAVEAETLLRRGYRQEEIDAAAAAVEGAQAEIQVIDAQLRELEIKAPVNGVIEANDLQPGDLAAASSPVISLIDLSNLWVRAFVPENHLDISLNQPVWVRVDSYPDKQFRGRISFIARQAEFTPSNVQTPEERSKQVFRIKVTLEEGLEQLRPGMSADLRFSSGD from the coding sequence ATGCTGAAGAAAGTCGCCCTGGGAGCGGTCGTGGTCCTGCTGCTGCTCAGCCTGCTGGCGTACAGCCAGATTCGGCAGGAGCCGTTCCAGGTGTCGGGCTTTATCGAAGCGGATGAGATCCGTCTGGGCTCGCGGGTCGGCGGGCGGGTGGAGTTCGTCGCGCCGAAAGCAGTCGAAGGGGCGAGCGTGCAGGCGGGCGAACTGCTCGTCCGTCTGCAGGACTTCGACCTCGCCGAACGCCGCGCCCAGGCGGTCGCCCAGCATAAAATGCGACAGGTCGAACTCTCCCAGCGGCAGAACGGTTATCGGGCCGAAGAGATCGCCCAGGCGGCGGCCCGCACCGCCCGGATCCGCGCTAAGCTGGCGTTACTGGTTGCTCCGCCCCGCGATGAAGAACGCCGGGCGTCCGAAGCCCGTTTAACCCTGTCCGAAGCGCAACTCGCCCGGGCCCAGTCGCATTACGACATGATTCGTGACCTGTTCGCCATGGAACGCGGCTCCGTCACTCGGGAGCAGATGGACGCGGCGACCGAAGATCTCAAAGTGGCCGAAGCGATGCGGCAGGTGCGTCGCGAAGAGCTGCAGCAACTGATCAAAGGCGCCCGGAAAGAAGAAATCGAACAGGGAGAAGCCGAGTTGAAAGAAGCGGTCGAAGCAGAAACCCTGCTGCGTCGAGGCTATCGGCAGGAAGAGATCGACGCCGCGGCCGCCGCCGTGGAAGGCGCCCAGGCCGAGATCCAGGTCATCGACGCCCAACTGCGGGAGCTGGAAATCAAAGCGCCAGTTAACGGCGTGATCGAAGCAAACGACCTGCAGCCCGGCGATCTGGCGGCGGCTAGTTCGCCCGTTATCAGCCTGATCGATCTGAGTAATCTCTGGGTCAGGGCGTTCGTCCCTGAGAATCATTTAGACATTTCCTTGAACCAGCCGGTCTGGGTGCGGGTCGACAGTTATCCGGACAAGCAGTTTCGCGGGCGGATCAGTTTTATCGCCCGCCAGGCCGAGTTCACCCCCAGTAATGTACAAACGCCCGAGGAACGTTCAAAGCAGGTCTTTCGCATCAAAGTCACGCTGGAAGAAGGCCTGGAGCAGCTGCGTCCGGGCATGTCGGCCGACCTGCGATTTTCCTCCGGCGACTAA